A DNA window from Streptomyces sp. 71268 contains the following coding sequences:
- a CDS encoding siderophore-interacting protein — translation MANTPYSFFDLRVVRAERLSPSFVRVTFGGPELASFVNGGRDQRLKIFLPQPGQEAPVVPRSADLSWYPEWRAMDPAVRGVMRTYTVREHRRDPHEVDIDFALHGDTGPASRWAATAAPGDRVTLLGPTAEENGGVDFQPPGLGGVPASDARGNPLPATTWVLITADETALPAVASTLAWLPAGTPARVWIEVQHAEDRQALPTKADADVTWLVRDETPAPEPATSGAPLTHGQRTLDAVRAAELPDGTPYAWIAGESSTVRALRRHLVGERGFDRKAVKFTGYWRQGTSEDQLLDQEAVEADEAEDAANE, via the coding sequence ATGGCGAACACGCCCTACAGCTTCTTTGACCTGCGGGTCGTCCGGGCCGAGCGGTTGAGCCCCAGCTTCGTGCGCGTCACCTTCGGCGGTCCGGAGCTGGCCTCCTTCGTCAACGGAGGACGGGACCAGCGGCTCAAGATCTTCCTGCCGCAGCCGGGCCAGGAGGCCCCGGTGGTGCCGCGCTCCGCCGACCTGTCCTGGTACCCGGAGTGGCGCGCGATGGACCCGGCCGTACGCGGCGTCATGCGCACCTACACCGTCCGCGAACACCGCCGCGACCCGCACGAGGTGGACATCGACTTCGCGCTCCACGGCGACACCGGCCCGGCCTCCCGCTGGGCCGCCACCGCGGCCCCCGGCGACCGGGTGACGCTCCTCGGCCCGACCGCCGAGGAGAACGGCGGCGTCGACTTCCAGCCCCCCGGCCTCGGCGGCGTCCCCGCGTCCGACGCGCGCGGCAACCCGCTGCCGGCCACCACCTGGGTGCTGATCACGGCGGACGAGACGGCGCTGCCCGCCGTGGCCAGCACCCTCGCCTGGCTGCCGGCCGGCACGCCCGCCAGGGTGTGGATCGAGGTCCAGCACGCCGAGGACCGCCAGGCCCTCCCGACCAAGGCCGACGCGGACGTCACCTGGCTCGTGCGCGACGAGACCCCCGCGCCCGAACCGGCCACCTCCGGCGCCCCGCTCACGCACGGCCAGCGCACGCTGGACGCGGTGCGCGCCGCCGAGCTGCCCGACGGCACCCCGTACGCCTGGATCGCCGGCGAGTCCAGCACCGTTCGCGCGCTGCGCCGCCACCTGGTCGGCGAGCGCGGCTTCGACCGCAAGGCGGTCAAGTTCACCGGCTACTGGCGGCAGGGCACCAGCGAGGACCAACTCCTCGACCAGGAGGCCGTCGAGGCCGACGAGGCCGAGGACGCCGCGAACGAGTAG
- a CDS encoding ABC transporter substrate-binding protein, translated as MTPPRTAPPMSRRGLLALGGALGAGALLAACGEDDKGSGSRAGGPSGSGGQRGPWTFRDDRGVTARAERTPRNIVAYVGTAAALHDFGVECVGVFGPTKREDGRPEMLAGELDVDKTTVVGDTWGEFSIEKYAALQPDLLVTNMYAKDDLWFVPENSREKILDLSPNVVGLAASHTSLPAVVQRYAALAASLGADLGSRRVTDAKARFGRASESLRQAAGERRGLRVLAVSASNDLLYVADPKVYADLTYFKELGVELVTPDKVSGQGFFENLSWENADAYDADLILLDNRGQSLQPTDLKAKPTWRRLPAVRAGQVVPWAYEPRLSHAGFAPHLEALAKAVREAREVKGG; from the coding sequence ATGACCCCGCCCCGCACCGCACCGCCGATGTCCCGCCGTGGCCTGCTCGCCCTCGGCGGCGCGCTCGGCGCCGGCGCCCTGCTCGCCGCCTGCGGCGAGGACGACAAGGGCTCCGGGAGCCGCGCCGGCGGCCCGTCGGGCTCCGGAGGCCAGCGCGGCCCGTGGACCTTCAGGGACGACCGTGGCGTCACCGCCAGGGCCGAGCGGACACCGAGGAACATCGTCGCCTACGTCGGCACCGCCGCCGCCCTGCACGACTTCGGCGTGGAGTGCGTCGGCGTCTTCGGCCCGACTAAGCGCGAGGACGGCAGGCCGGAGATGCTCGCCGGCGAACTCGATGTCGACAAGACGACCGTCGTCGGCGACACCTGGGGCGAGTTCAGCATCGAGAAGTACGCGGCCCTCCAGCCGGACCTGCTGGTCACCAACATGTACGCCAAGGACGACCTGTGGTTCGTCCCGGAGAACAGCCGCGAGAAGATCCTCGACCTGTCCCCCAACGTCGTCGGCCTCGCCGCCTCCCACACCTCGCTGCCCGCCGTCGTCCAGCGGTACGCGGCGCTCGCCGCGTCGCTCGGCGCCGACCTGGGGTCGCGCCGGGTCACCGACGCCAAGGCCCGCTTCGGGCGCGCCTCCGAGAGCCTGCGCCAGGCCGCCGGGGAACGGCGCGGCCTGCGGGTCCTCGCCGTCTCCGCCAGCAACGACCTCCTCTACGTCGCCGACCCCAAGGTGTACGCCGACCTCACCTACTTCAAGGAGTTGGGCGTCGAACTCGTCACGCCTGACAAGGTCAGCGGCCAGGGCTTCTTCGAGAACTTGAGCTGGGAGAACGCCGACGCCTACGACGCCGACCTGATCCTCCTGGACAACCGGGGCCAGTCCCTCCAACCGACCGACCTGAAGGCCAAGCCCACCTGGCGGCGACTGCCCGCGGTCAGGGCCGGCCAGGTCGTCCCGTGGGCCTACGAACCGCGCCTCTCCCACGCCGGCTTCGCACCCCACCTGGAGGCGCTGGCCAAGGCCGTACGGGAGGCCAGGGAGGTCAAGGGCGGCTGA
- a CDS encoding iron chelate uptake ABC transporter family permease subunit: protein MTAAAPAGAETPEPPPRRRAARAAGLVAALGVLLLVLAASVAVGAKPLALGEVWHGLTNYSGTDADVVVRDVRLPRTLLGLLVGAGLGLAGAVMQALTRNPLAEPGILGVNAGASAAVVSAISFLGVTSPTGYVWFAFLGAAVVSVLVYALGGSRGATPVRLALAGTAVSAALFGYVQAVQLLDSVALDTMRFWTVGSLAAANEDVLTRVAPFLATGALLALALGRPLNAVALGDDAARALGARLNRTRVLAVLAITLLCGAATAACGPIAFVGLLVPHLVRALTGPDVRWTLAYAAVLAPVLLLGADILGRVVARPGELQVGVVTTLVGGPAFIYLVRRRRLAHL from the coding sequence GTGACGGCCGCGGCGCCGGCGGGGGCGGAGACTCCCGAGCCCCCGCCCCGCCGGCGTGCGGCCCGGGCGGCCGGACTGGTCGCCGCGCTCGGCGTGCTGCTGCTCGTGTTGGCGGCCAGCGTCGCCGTCGGCGCCAAGCCGCTCGCGCTCGGCGAGGTGTGGCACGGCCTCACCAACTACTCGGGAACCGACGCCGACGTCGTGGTCCGCGACGTGCGGCTGCCGCGCACGCTGCTCGGCCTGCTGGTGGGCGCCGGTCTCGGGCTGGCCGGCGCGGTGATGCAGGCTCTGACCCGCAACCCGCTGGCCGAACCGGGCATCCTCGGCGTCAACGCCGGCGCCAGCGCCGCCGTCGTCTCCGCCATCAGCTTCCTCGGCGTCACCTCGCCGACCGGGTACGTCTGGTTCGCGTTCCTGGGCGCCGCGGTCGTCTCCGTGCTCGTGTACGCGCTCGGCGGCAGCCGTGGCGCGACGCCGGTGCGGCTCGCGCTCGCCGGTACCGCGGTCTCCGCCGCCCTCTTCGGGTACGTCCAGGCCGTACAGCTCCTGGACTCGGTCGCCCTGGACACGATGCGCTTCTGGACGGTCGGCTCACTCGCCGCCGCCAACGAGGACGTGCTCACGCGGGTGGCGCCCTTCCTGGCGACCGGCGCCCTGCTCGCGCTCGCCCTGGGCCGGCCCCTGAACGCCGTCGCGCTGGGCGACGACGCGGCCCGCGCCCTGGGCGCGCGGCTGAACCGCACCCGGGTCCTGGCCGTGCTCGCCATCACCCTGCTGTGCGGCGCGGCCACCGCGGCCTGCGGCCCGATCGCCTTCGTCGGCCTCCTCGTGCCGCACCTGGTCCGCGCGCTCACCGGCCCCGACGTGCGCTGGACACTGGCGTACGCGGCCGTGCTCGCGCCCGTCCTGCTGCTGGGCGCCGACATCCTCGGGCGCGTCGTCGCCCGGCCCGGCGAACTCCAGGTCGGCGTCGTCACCACCCTCGTCGGCGGCCCCGCCTTCATCTACCTCGTACGCCGCCGAAGGCTGGCCCACCTGTGA
- a CDS encoding iron chelate uptake ABC transporter family permease subunit, which produces MRARGGLSVRVDVRAGLVGLALTTLALAMGVVLIGTGGYPIGFADAVRALLGDGTVAQDYVVRELRLPRVLVALLVGAALGLAGAVFQSLARNPLGSPDVIGFGQGSAAGALTVIVLFQGTSAQVAAGAVLGGLLTGLAVYALAWRRGVQGYRLVLVGIGAAAMLSAVNGYLLTKAELVDAARAVVWLTGSLNGRDWDQVWPLLAVCAVLAPVVVGHARALRMLELGDDSAYALGVRVERTRLVMLLAAVLLTAAATAAAGPVAFVALTSPQLARRLTRSPGPNLLPAACMGAALLVTADWGTQRAFGADQLPVGVLTGVLGGTYLLWLLVAERRAGRV; this is translated from the coding sequence CTGCGCGCCCGGGGCGGCCTCTCGGTCCGGGTGGACGTGCGGGCGGGCCTGGTCGGGCTGGCGCTGACGACGCTCGCTCTGGCCATGGGCGTGGTGCTGATCGGCACCGGCGGCTACCCCATCGGCTTCGCCGACGCGGTGCGCGCCCTGCTGGGCGACGGCACCGTCGCCCAGGACTACGTCGTGCGCGAACTGCGGCTGCCCCGCGTGCTGGTGGCGCTGCTGGTCGGCGCCGCGCTCGGCCTCGCCGGCGCCGTCTTCCAGAGCCTGGCGCGCAACCCGCTGGGCAGCCCGGACGTCATCGGCTTCGGCCAGGGCTCGGCGGCCGGCGCGCTCACCGTGATCGTGCTCTTCCAGGGCACCAGCGCCCAGGTCGCCGCCGGCGCCGTGCTCGGCGGGCTGCTCACCGGCCTGGCCGTGTACGCGCTGGCCTGGCGGCGGGGCGTCCAGGGCTACCGGCTGGTGCTGGTCGGCATCGGCGCCGCGGCCATGCTCAGCGCGGTCAACGGCTATCTGCTCACCAAGGCGGAGCTGGTGGACGCCGCGCGCGCCGTCGTCTGGCTCACCGGCTCGCTCAACGGCCGCGACTGGGACCAGGTCTGGCCGCTGCTCGCGGTGTGCGCCGTGCTCGCGCCGGTGGTCGTCGGCCACGCCCGGGCCCTACGGATGCTGGAGCTGGGCGACGACAGCGCGTACGCCCTCGGGGTACGCGTCGAGCGCACCCGGCTGGTGATGCTGCTGGCCGCCGTGCTGCTCACCGCCGCCGCGACCGCTGCCGCTGGCCCGGTCGCCTTCGTCGCGCTGACCTCGCCGCAACTGGCCCGCCGGCTGACCCGGTCGCCGGGCCCCAACCTGCTGCCCGCCGCCTGCATGGGGGCGGCCCTGCTGGTCACGGCCGACTGGGGCACGCAACGGGCGTTCGGCGCCGACCAGCTTCCGGTCGGCGTGCTCACCGGGGTGCTCGGCGGCACGTACCTGCTGTGGCTGCTGGTGGCCGAGCGCCGGGCGGGCCGGGTATGA
- a CDS encoding ABC transporter ATP-binding protein, translating into MATSSATPAASGARQRLTGQDLTLAYDRRTVAEHLSVSIPDHSFTVVVGPNACGKSTLLRALSRMLKPTAGSVLLDGQAISSLPAKKVARTLGLLPQSSIAPDGITVADLVARGRYPHQGLLRQWSETDERIVDESMAATGVAELADRFVDELSGGQRQRVWIAMAIAQQTPLLLLDEPTTYLDIQHQIDVLDLCADLHEEQGRTLVAVLHDLNHAARYATHLIAMRDGEVVAEGEPGEIVTAELVERVFGLRCQVIEDPESGTPLVIPAARRSRRQATAVPTPAAGTEAAKAGEASGTGEAADPVPAGEPTPGR; encoded by the coding sequence GTGGCTACCTCTTCCGCGACCCCCGCCGCGTCCGGCGCGCGACAGCGGCTCACCGGGCAGGACCTCACCCTCGCCTACGACCGGCGCACCGTCGCCGAGCACCTGTCCGTGTCGATACCCGACCACTCCTTCACGGTCGTGGTCGGGCCGAACGCCTGCGGCAAGTCCACGCTGCTGCGCGCCCTGTCGCGGATGCTCAAGCCGACGGCGGGCTCGGTGCTGCTCGACGGGCAGGCCATCTCGTCCCTGCCGGCGAAGAAGGTCGCCAGGACCCTGGGGCTGCTGCCGCAGTCCTCCATCGCGCCGGACGGCATCACGGTGGCCGACCTCGTGGCGCGCGGCCGCTACCCGCACCAGGGGCTGCTGCGGCAGTGGTCGGAGACCGACGAGCGGATCGTCGACGAGTCGATGGCGGCCACCGGCGTCGCCGAACTGGCGGATCGCTTTGTCGACGAACTCTCCGGCGGGCAGCGGCAGCGGGTGTGGATCGCCATGGCCATCGCCCAGCAGACGCCGCTGCTGCTGCTCGACGAGCCGACCACCTACCTCGACATCCAGCACCAGATCGACGTGCTCGACCTCTGCGCCGACCTGCACGAGGAGCAGGGCCGCACGCTGGTGGCCGTCCTGCACGACCTCAACCACGCCGCCCGGTACGCCACGCACCTGATCGCCATGCGGGACGGCGAGGTCGTCGCCGAGGGCGAGCCGGGCGAGATCGTCACGGCCGAGCTGGTGGAGCGGGTCTTCGGCCTGCGCTGCCAGGTGATCGAGGACCCGGAGAGCGGCACGCCCCTGGTGATCCCCGCCGCCCGCCGCTCGCGCCGCCAGGCCACGGCCGTTCCGACGCCGGCCGCGGGGACGGAGGCCGCCAAGGCCGGCGAGGCCTCTGGAACCGGCGAGGCCGCCGATCCGGTACCGGCGGGCGAACCGACGCCGGGCCGCTGA
- a CDS encoding TlyA family RNA methyltransferase, whose product MSRPRRNRLDAELVRRELARSREHASQLIAAGRVTIGGTTATKPATQVETSAAVVVTQDDSDPDYVSRGGHKLAGALLAFSDEYRARTAPDPAADTGPAPEGGAGRGLRVAGRRALDAGASTGGFTDVLLRAGAAQVVAVDVGYGQLAWSLRSDERVVVKDRTNVRELTLEQLDGQPVDLVVGDLSFIPLGLVLPALVRCSAPDADLVLMVKPQFEVGKERLGSGGVVRSRELRAETVRTVAARAAELGLGVLGVTASPLPGPSGNVEYFLWLRAGAPDLDPADVDRAVAEGPR is encoded by the coding sequence GTGAGCCGTCCACGCCGTAACCGACTCGACGCGGAGCTGGTCCGCCGCGAGCTGGCGCGCTCGCGCGAGCACGCGAGCCAGCTGATCGCCGCGGGCCGGGTGACCATCGGCGGGACGACCGCGACCAAGCCCGCCACCCAGGTCGAGACGAGCGCGGCCGTCGTCGTCACCCAGGACGACAGCGACCCGGACTACGTCTCGCGCGGCGGGCACAAGCTGGCCGGGGCCCTCCTCGCGTTCAGCGACGAGTACCGCGCCCGCACGGCCCCCGACCCCGCCGCCGACACCGGCCCCGCTCCCGAGGGCGGCGCCGGGCGCGGCCTGCGGGTCGCCGGGCGCCGGGCGCTGGACGCCGGCGCCTCCACCGGCGGCTTCACGGACGTGCTGCTGCGCGCCGGGGCGGCCCAGGTGGTGGCGGTGGATGTCGGGTACGGGCAGCTCGCCTGGTCGCTGCGGAGCGACGAGCGGGTGGTCGTCAAGGACCGTACGAACGTCCGCGAGCTGACGCTGGAACAGCTCGACGGCCAACCCGTCGACCTGGTGGTGGGCGACCTGTCGTTCATCCCGCTCGGCCTGGTGCTCCCGGCGTTGGTGCGCTGCTCGGCGCCGGACGCCGACCTCGTCCTGATGGTCAAGCCACAGTTCGAGGTCGGCAAGGAACGGCTGGGCAGCGGCGGCGTCGTACGGAGCAGGGAACTGCGCGCCGAGACGGTGCGCACCGTCGCCGCCCGGGCGGCGGAACTCGGGCTCGGGGTGCTGGGCGTGACGGCCAGCCCGCTGCCGGGCCCGTCGGGCAATGTCGAATACTTTCTGTGGCTTCGCGCCGGGGCGCCTGACCTGGACCCGGCGGACGTTGACCGTGCAGTGGCGGAGGGGCCTCGGTGA
- a CDS encoding NAD kinase, which produces MAELQARAEGAAGERTVFLLAHTGRPAAVRSAELVVQGLLRSGIGVRVLAAEAADLPLPSQVARVDATPRVLDGCELLIVLGGDGTLLRGAEFARTSGVPMLGVNLGRVGFLAEAERDDLDQVVERVVSRAYEVEERMTLDVLVRNDGHVVHTDWALNEASVEKAARERLLEVVTEVDGRPVTGFGGDGVVCATPTGSTAYAFSAGGPVVWPEVEALLMVPISAHALFAKPLVTAPDSVLAVEVQPQTPHGVLWCDGRRTVELPAGARVEVRRGAVPVRLARLHHASFTDRLVAKFALPVAGWRGAPH; this is translated from the coding sequence CTGGCGGAACTCCAGGCCCGGGCGGAGGGGGCGGCGGGGGAGCGCACCGTGTTCCTGCTCGCCCACACCGGCCGGCCCGCGGCCGTCCGCAGCGCCGAACTCGTCGTCCAGGGCCTGTTGCGCAGCGGCATCGGCGTGCGGGTGCTGGCGGCCGAGGCCGCGGACCTGCCGTTGCCCTCGCAGGTGGCGCGGGTCGACGCGACGCCGCGGGTGCTCGATGGCTGCGAACTCCTCATCGTGCTCGGCGGCGACGGCACCCTGCTGCGCGGCGCGGAGTTCGCCCGCACCTCGGGCGTGCCGATGCTCGGGGTCAACCTCGGCCGGGTGGGCTTCCTCGCCGAGGCCGAGCGGGACGACCTGGACCAGGTCGTGGAGCGGGTGGTCTCGCGCGCGTACGAGGTCGAGGAGCGGATGACGCTCGACGTGCTGGTCCGCAACGACGGCCACGTCGTGCACACCGACTGGGCGTTGAACGAGGCGTCGGTCGAGAAGGCCGCCAGGGAACGCCTGCTTGAGGTCGTCACGGAGGTGGACGGCCGCCCCGTCACCGGCTTCGGCGGCGACGGCGTCGTGTGCGCCACCCCCACCGGCTCGACGGCGTACGCGTTCTCGGCGGGCGGCCCCGTGGTGTGGCCGGAGGTGGAGGCGCTGCTGATGGTGCCCATCAGCGCGCACGCCCTGTTCGCCAAGCCGCTGGTCACCGCGCCCGATTCGGTGCTGGCGGTGGAGGTGCAGCCGCAGACCCCGCACGGGGTGCTGTGGTGCGACGGACGGCGCACCGTGGAGCTGCCCGCGGGGGCGCGCGTCGAGGTGCGGCGCGGCGCGGTGCCGGTGCGCCTGGCCCGGCTGCACCACGCCTCGTTCACCGACCGTCTGGTCGCGAAGTTCGCCCTGCCGGTGGCCGGCTGGCGCGGCGCTCCGCACTGA
- the recN gene encoding DNA repair protein RecN yields MRIQSLGVIDDAVVALSPGFTAVTGETGAGKTMVVTSLGLLLGGRADAALVRIGHKAAVVEGRIVIADRGTVADRVQEAGADVDEGTLLISRTVSAEGRSRAHVGGRSVPVGLLGELADELVAVHGQTDQQGLLKPARQRQALDRYAGDAVAAPLEAYTGAYRRLRAVSAELTELTTRARERAQEADMLRFGLEEIAAVEPRPGEDAELAAESQRLGHAEALASAASLAHAALAGDPEDPEGVDAATLIAGAHRAVEAVRSHDPALATLADRLGEIGILAADVAGELAGYADNLDADPRRLAAVEERRAALAQLTRKYGEDIASVLSWAETSAARLGELEGDDDRIGELTAERDALRAELGARAQELTEARNAAAKRFADAVTGELGELAMPHARVTFAIRQTEVADPQEGIEVDGRAVAYGPHGADEVELLLAPHPGAPPRPIAKGASGGELSRVMLAVEVVFAGSDPVPTYLFDEVDAGVGGKAAVEVGRRLAKLAESAQVVVVTHLPQVAAFADRHLVVEKTHDGSVTRSGVQVMEGEDRVRELSRMLAGQEDSQLARAHAEELLETARAAAHTTRRPRG; encoded by the coding sequence ATGCGGATTCAGTCGCTCGGGGTGATCGACGATGCCGTCGTGGCACTGTCGCCCGGATTCACCGCGGTGACCGGCGAGACCGGGGCCGGCAAGACCATGGTGGTCACCAGCCTCGGCCTGCTGCTCGGCGGCCGGGCCGACGCCGCCCTGGTACGGATCGGCCACAAGGCGGCGGTCGTGGAGGGCCGGATCGTCATCGCCGACCGGGGCACGGTCGCCGACCGGGTCCAGGAGGCCGGCGCCGACGTCGACGAGGGCACCCTGCTGATCAGCCGCACCGTCTCCGCCGAGGGCCGCTCGCGCGCCCACGTCGGCGGCCGGTCGGTCCCGGTCGGGCTGCTCGGCGAACTCGCCGACGAGCTGGTGGCCGTGCACGGCCAGACCGACCAGCAGGGCCTGCTCAAGCCGGCCCGGCAACGACAGGCGCTCGACCGGTACGCCGGCGACGCCGTCGCCGCGCCCCTGGAGGCGTACACCGGCGCCTACCGCCGGCTGCGCGCCGTCTCCGCCGAGCTGACCGAGCTGACCACCCGCGCCCGCGAGCGGGCCCAGGAGGCCGACATGCTGCGGTTCGGCCTGGAGGAGATCGCCGCCGTCGAGCCGCGCCCGGGTGAGGACGCCGAGTTGGCCGCCGAGTCCCAGCGGCTCGGCCACGCCGAGGCCTTGGCCTCCGCCGCGAGCCTGGCGCACGCCGCGCTGGCCGGCGACCCGGAGGACCCGGAGGGCGTCGACGCGGCCACCCTGATCGCCGGCGCCCACCGCGCCGTCGAGGCCGTACGGTCCCACGACCCGGCGCTGGCCACCCTCGCCGACCGGCTGGGCGAGATCGGCATCCTGGCCGCCGACGTGGCGGGCGAACTCGCCGGATACGCGGACAACCTGGACGCCGATCCGCGACGCCTGGCGGCCGTGGAGGAGCGCCGGGCCGCCCTGGCCCAGCTCACCCGGAAGTACGGCGAGGACATCGCGTCCGTGCTGAGCTGGGCCGAGACGAGCGCGGCCCGGCTCGGCGAACTCGAGGGCGACGACGACCGGATCGGTGAACTGACCGCCGAACGCGACGCGCTGCGCGCCGAACTCGGCGCGCGGGCCCAGGAGTTGACCGAGGCCAGGAACGCGGCGGCCAAGCGGTTCGCCGACGCGGTCACCGGGGAGCTGGGCGAGCTGGCCATGCCGCACGCCCGGGTGACCTTCGCGATCCGGCAGACCGAGGTCGCCGACCCGCAGGAGGGCATCGAGGTGGACGGCCGGGCCGTCGCCTACGGTCCGCACGGCGCCGACGAGGTCGAGCTGCTCCTGGCCCCGCACCCGGGCGCGCCGCCCAGGCCCATCGCCAAGGGCGCCTCCGGCGGTGAGCTCTCGCGCGTGATGCTCGCGGTCGAGGTCGTGTTCGCCGGCTCCGACCCCGTGCCCACCTACCTCTTCGACGAGGTGGACGCGGGCGTCGGCGGCAAGGCGGCCGTGGAGGTGGGCCGACGGCTCGCCAAGCTCGCCGAGTCCGCGCAGGTCGTGGTGGTGACCCACCTGCCGCAGGTGGCCGCCTTCGCGGACCGGCACCTGGTGGTCGAGAAGACCCACGACGGCTCGGTGACGCGCAGCGGCGTCCAGGTGATGGAGGGCGAGGACCGGGTGCGCGAGCTGTCCCGGATGCTCGCCGGCCAGGAGGACTCGCAACTGGCCCGGGCACACGCGGAGGAACTCCTGGAGACCGCCCGCGCGGCGGCCCACACCACGCGCCGCCCGCGCGGCTAG
- a CDS encoding glycosyltransferase family 4 protein encodes MTHAVQVLGNGASESGAQVRSLAAGLVARGLRVTVCGPRGLEAAYGFRAAGARFVPVEPRASAATLTTLRAVCADAAIVHAHGTGAGLLTSLARRGGTAPLVVTWHARPPVHGARAHLRYLAERRVARGARVVLGTSADLVDLARQRGARDARLAPVAVPPPPPVTREEDPRQRKARAELGAVDRPLLFAAGRLEERQGFDVLLDAVWAWRSDDPPPLLAIAGEGPERVRLQRRIEAEGLPVRLLGRRDDMPELLAAADVAVLPSRWDARPHLAHEALHAGVPLVATAVGGVPELVGDGAELVPYGDPEALARTVLGLLADPARRGRLASAGRAQAARWPTEDDAVAHVLGVYDELTG; translated from the coding sequence GTGACGCACGCGGTCCAGGTGCTCGGAAACGGGGCGTCCGAGAGCGGAGCGCAGGTGCGCTCGCTCGCGGCCGGGCTCGTGGCGCGGGGGCTGAGGGTGACCGTGTGCGGGCCGCGCGGCCTTGAGGCGGCCTACGGGTTCCGGGCGGCCGGGGCCCGGTTCGTCCCCGTGGAGCCGCGCGCCAGCGCCGCGACGCTGACCACGTTGCGGGCCGTGTGCGCGGACGCCGCGATCGTGCACGCGCACGGCACCGGGGCCGGCCTGTTGACCTCGCTCGCCCGCCGCGGCGGGACCGCGCCGCTGGTCGTCACCTGGCACGCCCGGCCCCCGGTGCACGGCGCCCGCGCCCACCTGCGATACCTGGCCGAGCGGCGGGTGGCGCGCGGCGCCCGCGTCGTCCTGGGCACCTCGGCCGACCTGGTGGACCTCGCGCGCCAGCGCGGCGCCAGGGACGCCAGGCTGGCACCGGTCGCGGTGCCGCCGCCCCCACCGGTGACCCGGGAGGAGGACCCGCGGCAGCGCAAGGCGCGGGCCGAACTCGGCGCCGTGGACCGGCCGTTGCTGTTCGCCGCCGGCCGCCTGGAGGAGCGGCAGGGGTTCGACGTGCTGCTCGACGCGGTCTGGGCCTGGCGCTCGGACGACCCGCCGCCCCTGTTGGCCATCGCGGGCGAGGGCCCGGAACGCGTCAGGTTGCAGCGTCGGATCGAGGCCGAGGGGCTGCCGGTGCGGCTGCTCGGCCGCCGCGACGACATGCCCGAACTGCTGGCGGCCGCGGACGTGGCGGTGCTGCCGAGCCGGTGGGACGCGCGCCCGCACCTCGCCCACGAGGCGCTGCACGCGGGGGTGCCGCTGGTGGCGACGGCAGTAGGCGGCGTGCCCGAACTCGTGGGCGACGGCGCGGAACTCGTCCCGTACGGCGATCCCGAGGCGCTGGCCCGCACGGTGCTCGGGCTGCTCGCCGACCCCGCCCGGCGCGGGCGGCTGGCCTCGGCCGGGCGCGCGCAGGCCGCGCGGTGGCCGACCGAGGACGACGCGGTCGCGCATGTGCTGGGCGTCTACGACGAGTTGACGGGCTGA